One part of the Archaeoglobaceae archaeon genome encodes these proteins:
- the map gene encoding type II methionyl aminopeptidase, whose translation MNEEGLEKTIKAGEILKQVVKSAEEKVVVGAKLIEVAEFIENKIIELGAKPAFPCNISINSDAAHFTPAKNDERVFKKGDLVKIDIGAHIDGYIADMAISIDLGDHSELIKASKEAVFNAIDAVKAGVDTAKLGKIIEDTIRSYGFRPVVNLTGHGLLPYIAHAPPSIYNYATQRGIELKEGMIIAIEPFATNGAGRVAERGECEIYSLLNPKPVRVKVLRDMLSEINEKYKTLPFAKRWLTKAPEIFISKLVREGVLRDYPVLCEVSGGIVSQWEHTVIVEKDSARVVTL comes from the coding sequence ATGAATGAAGAAGGTTTGGAAAAGACTATAAAAGCTGGAGAGATCCTTAAACAGGTTGTTAAGTCCGCAGAAGAAAAAGTTGTGGTTGGAGCAAAGCTTATTGAGGTTGCAGAGTTTATAGAAAACAAAATAATCGAACTCGGAGCAAAGCCAGCTTTTCCGTGCAATATTTCGATAAACAGCGACGCTGCGCATTTCACACCAGCAAAGAACGACGAAAGGGTTTTCAAAAAAGGAGATCTTGTCAAGATTGACATCGGTGCCCATATCGACGGCTATATTGCGGACATGGCAATATCTATCGATCTTGGAGACCATTCAGAGCTTATAAAGGCAAGCAAAGAAGCGGTTTTCAATGCAATCGACGCTGTTAAGGCGGGAGTGGACACTGCAAAGCTTGGAAAGATAATAGAAGACACTATAAGAAGCTATGGCTTTAGACCCGTGGTGAATCTCACTGGACACGGATTGCTGCCATACATAGCCCACGCTCCGCCAAGCATCTATAACTATGCAACCCAGCGTGGTATTGAGCTCAAAGAAGGTATGATCATAGCGATCGAGCCTTTTGCAACGAACGGAGCGGGAAGGGTGGCAGAAAGGGGAGAATGCGAGATATACAGTCTTCTGAATCCAAAGCCTGTTAGAGTTAAAGTTTTGAGAGACATGCTTTCTGAAATAAACGAGAAATACAAAACCCTGCCATTTGCAAAAAGATGGCTAACAAAGGCTCCAGAAATTTTCATATCCAAGCTTGTCAGAGAAGGAGTGCTTAGAGACTATCCAGTGCTTTGCGAAGTTTCGGGAGGAATTGTTAGTCAGTGGGAGCACACTGTAATTGTGGAAAAGGATTCTGCAAGAGTTGTTACTCTATGA
- a CDS encoding PGF-pre-PGF domain-containing protein, whose translation MNKVLTLLVWVYLISTASALVTSINVYSDVSMGSEGEIVFRVNGDPPFVVGINFTVPEGFTLIECLPNYKISGNKVAIALVGESEAKCKVRAPFKYDISYDLNGYWIDMLSENEGSIIEKINLKTPPKTYKGPASSPHLSDVLRVNIIEISDTEVYEGDTITIRVDTATYKDVTRYVAIIDVYDYMNLKKSINEIDTTGVASKAKWRVTLGEEGKINEFTVNTSRYDIDVGYYVVVVYINKTAFDDSLIFRVKFSGTSKEETKTTPSITQNSLTSKLYLEMNTERKLIVSSDLMKQINILGLSIKSNETTEANISISKLPSLPSGVKSPPGILLYVWDITLKSSKPASFEGYIEFLIERSIISEKGYNPDDAEIVFLRYDREWSELNATLFKKDDAYTYYIVKTPGFSYFTAVIKAPETSTQQTPAFSQAPPSTQSPSMHPSSQPSTQTSQRTAEYQTTTAPSSQINAQSSTFLNLELVILIMLGMMGVTIVILIGFMVLMFRIGGERR comes from the coding sequence ATGAACAAAGTGTTAACTTTATTGGTTTGGGTATATCTAATTAGCACAGCGAGTGCATTGGTTACCTCGATAAATGTTTATTCGGACGTCTCAATGGGTTCGGAAGGAGAGATCGTTTTCAGAGTGAATGGAGATCCCCCGTTCGTTGTTGGGATAAACTTTACAGTTCCAGAAGGCTTTACTCTCATTGAATGCTTGCCCAACTACAAAATATCGGGAAATAAAGTTGCTATCGCTTTAGTTGGTGAATCCGAAGCCAAGTGTAAAGTTAGAGCTCCTTTCAAATACGACATCTCCTATGATTTAAATGGATACTGGATTGATATGCTTAGTGAGAACGAAGGCAGCATTATTGAAAAAATAAACCTAAAAACTCCGCCAAAGACATACAAAGGTCCAGCATCTTCACCACACTTATCTGACGTTCTCCGAGTAAATATAATTGAAATCTCGGATACCGAAGTATACGAAGGCGATACAATAACAATCCGTGTGGATACCGCAACTTATAAGGATGTGACAAGATACGTTGCGATCATTGACGTTTATGATTACATGAATTTGAAGAAGTCTATCAACGAAATAGATACCACAGGTGTTGCAAGCAAGGCAAAATGGAGGGTAACGCTGGGTGAAGAAGGAAAGATTAACGAATTCACAGTAAACACTTCGAGATACGACATTGATGTTGGATACTACGTAGTTGTCGTGTATATAAACAAAACCGCTTTTGATGACTCATTGATATTCAGAGTGAAATTCTCAGGCACTTCAAAAGAAGAAACGAAAACCACCCCTTCAATTACACAAAATAGCTTGACTTCTAAGTTATATTTGGAAATGAACACTGAAAGAAAATTGATTGTATCGTCAGATTTGATGAAGCAGATAAATATCCTAGGCTTGTCAATAAAATCTAATGAGACAACAGAAGCGAATATTTCAATATCTAAGCTCCCTTCGTTGCCAAGCGGTGTTAAGAGTCCACCTGGAATCTTGCTTTACGTCTGGGACATAACGCTCAAATCTTCAAAGCCAGCGAGTTTTGAAGGATACATAGAGTTTCTGATAGAGAGGAGCATAATCTCCGAAAAAGGTTACAATCCAGATGATGCCGAGATAGTCTTTTTGAGATACGATAGGGAGTGGAGTGAGCTAAATGCTACTTTGTTTAAAAAAGATGATGCTTACACCTACTACATTGTAAAAACTCCCGGCTTCAGTTACTTTACTGCGGTCATTAAAGCTCCAGAAACGTCTACACAACAAACACCTGCCTTTAGTCAAGCTCCGCCCTCTACACAATCTCCGTCTATGCATCCCTCCTCACAACCTTCAACTCAAACTTCGCAAAGAACAGCGGAATATCAAACCACTACTGCCCCCTCATCCCAGATTAATGCACAAAGTTCGACATTCTTGAACTTGGAGCTAGTGATTCTTATAATGCTCGGAATGATGGGGGTTACGATAGTAATTTTGATCGGCTTTATGGTTTTAATGTTTAGAATTGGAGGTGAAAGGAGGTGA
- a CDS encoding formate--phosphoribosylaminoimidazolecarboxamide ligase — protein MKLREKILRVLRSYDLSDLKIATLGSHSALNILRGAKDEGFETICICKNGESAVYKHFGVADKLIEVKSFEELLNKDVQEFLKKENAILIPHGSFNAYIGKLDELEVPIFGNRKLMEYETSREKQKEWFKKANVRIPKEFARVEDIDRLCIVKYQGAKGGRGYFLVSSPEEFQKKAEVMVKNGLVSREELKNVEIQEYVIGANVYFSFFYSPVNERLELIAVDRRYEHVDGISRIPAEEQLKLSLEPTYTVIGNFPIVVRESLLNQAFEVAERIVEVSKEIAYPGMVGAFCIETIFNEKAELIVFEISARIVAGTNVGIPCSPYSYILFGENMYMGRRIAREIKMAVEKGMLEELIY, from the coding sequence ATGAAATTGAGAGAGAAAATCTTAAGAGTGCTTAGAAGCTACGATCTTAGCGATTTGAAAATAGCAACTCTCGGAAGCCATTCAGCTCTTAATATACTCAGGGGAGCTAAAGATGAGGGTTTTGAAACTATATGCATCTGCAAAAATGGCGAAAGTGCAGTTTACAAACACTTTGGAGTTGCGGATAAATTGATCGAAGTTAAAAGCTTTGAAGAATTGCTCAATAAAGATGTTCAGGAGTTTCTAAAAAAGGAGAATGCCATTCTAATTCCTCACGGCTCTTTCAACGCCTACATAGGAAAGCTTGATGAACTTGAGGTTCCAATATTCGGAAATAGAAAGCTGATGGAATATGAGACAAGCAGAGAAAAACAGAAAGAGTGGTTCAAAAAGGCAAATGTCCGCATTCCGAAAGAATTTGCGAGAGTTGAGGACATAGACAGGCTTTGCATAGTGAAGTATCAGGGTGCCAAAGGTGGAAGGGGTTATTTCCTTGTTTCATCGCCAGAGGAATTTCAAAAGAAGGCAGAGGTAATGGTTAAAAATGGGCTTGTCAGCAGAGAGGAATTGAAAAATGTAGAGATTCAGGAATACGTAATCGGAGCTAACGTGTATTTCTCGTTCTTCTATTCGCCTGTCAACGAAAGACTCGAGCTCATAGCGGTCGACAGAAGATATGAACACGTGGATGGAATCAGCAGAATTCCTGCAGAGGAGCAGTTGAAGTTATCTTTGGAGCCAACATACACGGTAATAGGTAATTTCCCAATTGTTGTTCGTGAAAGCTTGCTGAATCAGGCTTTTGAAGTTGCAGAAAGGATTGTAGAAGTATCGAAGGAGATTGCTTATCCAGGAATGGTTGGGGCTTTTTGCATAGAAACAATCTTCAACGAAAAAGCAGAATTAATAGTCTTCGAGATCTCAGCAAGGATTGTTGCTGGAACCAATGTTGGAATTCCTTGTTCGCCATACTCCTACATCTTGTTTGGAGAAAACATGTATATGGGCAGGAGGATTGCCAGAGAGATAAAAATGGCAGTCGAGAAAGGTATGCTTGAGGAACTGATCTATTAG
- a CDS encoding radical SAM protein, with protein MRYEEPVFRPPSEAYSLIIQATIGCSWNKCTFCGMYKMKKFRVRELEEVKEDFRIAKKFYGNVERVFLADGNALTADTEFLIEIANYANSLFRLERISCYANPMDLLDKSKEELKELRKAGIKLLYVGIESGDDEILAKIRKGASSDEIYEACKKAHECGFDLSVTVLTGIGGRGKMKDNAINTAKLLNRIQPKYTGVLTYMPVPNTALYFKIERGEFELPNAIENLQELRTLVENLEAKTIFRCNHASNYLPIKGNLPEDKLKILKTIDYALANPRVLKPEWLRGL; from the coding sequence GTGAGATACGAAGAACCAGTATTTCGACCGCCAAGCGAGGCTTACAGCCTAATAATCCAAGCTACAATAGGCTGTTCATGGAATAAGTGCACATTCTGCGGAATGTATAAAATGAAGAAGTTCCGTGTTCGTGAGCTTGAAGAAGTGAAGGAGGATTTCAGAATTGCAAAGAAGTTCTATGGCAACGTAGAAAGAGTTTTCCTCGCAGACGGTAATGCTTTAACCGCCGATACTGAGTTTCTTATTGAGATCGCAAATTATGCGAACAGCCTTTTCAGGCTTGAAAGGATAAGTTGTTATGCAAATCCAATGGATCTGCTGGATAAGAGCAAAGAAGAACTTAAAGAACTCAGAAAAGCTGGAATAAAGCTACTATACGTAGGCATAGAGAGCGGAGATGACGAGATCCTTGCAAAGATCAGAAAAGGTGCAAGCTCCGATGAAATTTATGAGGCTTGCAAAAAGGCTCATGAATGCGGTTTCGACTTATCTGTGACTGTGCTGACTGGCATCGGCGGTAGAGGAAAGATGAAAGACAACGCCATTAACACTGCAAAGCTCTTAAATCGAATTCAGCCTAAATACACTGGAGTTTTGACCTACATGCCCGTTCCGAACACAGCTCTTTATTTTAAGATAGAAAGAGGAGAATTTGAACTGCCAAATGCCATTGAAAATCTGCAAGAATTGAGAACGCTCGTAGAGAACCTTGAGGCGAAGACGATCTTTAGATGCAATCATGCTTCAAACTATCTGCCGATCAAGGGAAATCTGCCTGAAGATAAACTAAAGATCCTGAAAACGATCGATTACGCACTCGCCAATCCACGGGTGCTAAAGCCTGAGTGGCTTAGAGGTCTTTAA
- the queD gene encoding 6-carboxytetrahydropterin synthase QueD, with product MKMVVGVSESFSAAHSIPGHKKCGKVHGHNFVVSVEVEGELKNGMVIDFFELKTHLREVLEKFDHRMLNELIEVPTSENIALHVFKELKARGLNVVRVRVSENVDKWAEIRA from the coding sequence ATGAAGATGGTCGTTGGAGTTTCGGAGAGCTTTAGTGCAGCTCATTCGATTCCCGGGCATAAGAAGTGCGGTAAAGTTCACGGGCACAACTTCGTTGTTAGCGTCGAAGTAGAAGGTGAACTCAAGAACGGAATGGTTATCGACTTCTTTGAGCTAAAGACGCATTTGAGGGAAGTTCTTGAGAAATTTGATCACCGCATGCTAAACGAATTGATAGAAGTCCCCACCTCTGAGAACATCGCCTTGCACGTCTTCAAAGAGCTTAAAGCGAGGGGTTTGAACGTTGTAAGAGTTAGAGTGTCGGAGAACGTGGACAAGTGGGCGGAAATAAGAGCTTGA
- a CDS encoding FAD-dependent oxidoreductase, whose translation MKVLIVGGGAAGMSAASRIKVIKPEWDVKVFEETSLVSHAPCGIPYVVEGISKAEKLVYYPPDFFRRERGIDVRTNAKVVEAGEGYLRVRENGKESKYEWDKLLIATGALPKLPKVSGVELENVVTIRHPANAERLKRMVDQANKIVIVGAGYIGLEMAEAVASLGKKTTVIEFLDQPLPNLDKDMAEIVKAELEKRVELRLNEGVKAFEGKDRVERVVTDKGSYECDLAIVATGVRPNVEIAKMLGCKLGETGAIWVDEKMRTSVENVFSAGDCAETRHLITGKRVWIPLGPSANKMGYVAGVNMAGGVLEFPGVLGTQLTKFFDLEIGSTGLTEKTARAEGFNAKSVKIKAKTRVHYYPGAKDLTLKVVADSDGRILGAQAIGGEVAMRINVFAVMIQAGFKAKDVFFSDLAYAPPLTPIWDPIIVSARALRF comes from the coding sequence ATGAAAGTCTTGATCGTAGGCGGTGGAGCTGCCGGAATGAGTGCTGCGTCGAGAATAAAGGTAATTAAGCCAGAATGGGACGTAAAGGTCTTTGAAGAGACAAGCCTTGTAAGCCATGCTCCATGCGGTATTCCATACGTTGTTGAAGGAATTAGCAAGGCTGAGAAGCTCGTGTATTATCCGCCCGATTTCTTCAGGAGGGAGAGGGGGATAGATGTTCGGACAAATGCGAAGGTTGTTGAGGCTGGTGAGGGTTATTTACGGGTTAGAGAGAACGGAAAGGAAAGCAAATATGAGTGGGACAAGCTTCTGATCGCTACTGGAGCTCTGCCAAAGCTTCCAAAGGTTAGCGGTGTGGAGCTTGAGAACGTGGTAACGATAAGACATCCCGCAAATGCTGAAAGGCTTAAAAGAATGGTAGATCAGGCTAATAAGATTGTGATCGTTGGCGCTGGTTACATTGGCTTGGAGATGGCTGAAGCGGTCGCAAGTCTTGGAAAGAAAACCACAGTTATTGAATTTCTCGACCAGCCATTGCCAAATCTCGACAAAGACATGGCGGAAATTGTAAAGGCTGAGCTCGAAAAGAGAGTTGAATTGAGGCTTAACGAGGGGGTTAAAGCCTTTGAAGGCAAAGATCGGGTTGAGAGAGTTGTTACGGACAAGGGTAGCTATGAGTGCGACCTTGCAATTGTCGCTACAGGCGTTAGGCCAAATGTTGAAATTGCCAAAATGCTGGGCTGTAAGCTTGGAGAAACTGGAGCTATTTGGGTTGATGAAAAGATGAGAACAAGCGTTGAAAACGTTTTCTCTGCTGGAGATTGTGCAGAAACAAGGCATTTGATTACTGGAAAAAGAGTCTGGATTCCTCTTGGACCATCTGCGAACAAGATGGGCTACGTTGCTGGAGTAAATATGGCTGGTGGCGTCTTGGAATTTCCAGGAGTCCTTGGAACCCAGCTAACGAAGTTCTTTGATCTCGAAATAGGTTCCACAGGGCTAACCGAGAAAACTGCGAGGGCGGAGGGATTCAATGCCAAGAGTGTTAAGATCAAGGCTAAAACGAGAGTGCATTATTATCCCGGCGCAAAGGACTTAACGCTGAAGGTTGTTGCGGACAGCGACGGGAGAATTCTTGGGGCTCAGGCAATCGGTGGCGAGGTTGCAATGAGGATCAACGTATTTGCGGTGATGATCCAAGCGGGATTTAAGGCTAAAGACGTCTTTTTCAGCGATTTAGCCTATGCTCCGCCATTGACGCCAATCTGGGATCCAATAATAGTTTCTGCAAGGGCTCTCAGGTTTTAA
- a CDS encoding ferredoxin-thioredoxin reductase catalytic domain-containing protein, producing the protein MEVEKYLQIFENVAKRKGWKLNPDKEILLEFARGLIENRKRYGLAICPCRLATGKREIDRMIVCPCVYAEEDIRTYGRCYCGLYQRDEGNFESIAVPDRHAKYYLG; encoded by the coding sequence ATGGAAGTCGAAAAATACCTGCAGATCTTCGAAAATGTTGCGAAGCGAAAAGGCTGGAAATTGAATCCCGACAAGGAAATTTTGTTAGAATTCGCAAGGGGTTTAATCGAAAATAGAAAAAGATACGGCTTAGCCATTTGCCCTTGCAGACTCGCAACCGGTAAAAGGGAAATTGACAGAATGATCGTTTGCCCATGTGTTTATGCGGAAGAAGACATAAGAACATACGGAAGATGTTATTGCGGGCTCTACCAGAGAGATGAGGGGAATTTTGAGTCCATTGCAGTCCCAGACAGGCATGCAAAGTATTATTTGGGCTAA
- a CDS encoding glutaredoxin family protein, with translation MAEITMYGLTTCPHCKRTLEYLKTAKADVEVVWVDKLDEEERKKTVEKIYSISKSYSVPLVVKGDKWVLGFNREKLDELIKG, from the coding sequence ATGGCTGAAATCACGATGTATGGTCTCACAACATGCCCGCACTGCAAGAGAACTCTTGAGTATCTTAAGACAGCAAAGGCTGACGTCGAAGTTGTTTGGGTCGATAAGCTTGATGAAGAGGAGAGAAAAAAGACTGTAGAAAAGATATACAGCATTTCAAAAAGCTATTCTGTGCCTCTCGTTGTTAAAGGAGACAAATGGGTTCTCGGTTTCAATAGAGAAAAGCTTGATGAGTTGATTAAAGGTTAA
- a CDS encoding 7-carboxy-7-deazaguanine synthase QueE — MNARISEIFESIQGEGILVGVRQLFIRFCGCNLNCYYCDTLKESEFCVDHVNGRTSKNPVSLEYVQKIIDSARVHSISLTGGEPMLHAEFIRSLQKIKPFYLESNMSLPEKAKKLKFVDYVAGDLKVRESKNADYEDLLERTFESFKVLRNTRKRRTFCKIVLPSEFNTEEVLNSAMQIKDYVECFVLQPVFGSRLENIFKLQSKMIEFGDTRVIPQVHKFLGVR; from the coding sequence ATGAACGCAAGAATCAGCGAGATCTTTGAGTCCATTCAGGGCGAAGGGATCCTTGTTGGTGTTAGACAGCTATTCATAAGATTCTGTGGCTGTAATCTGAACTGCTATTACTGCGACACACTAAAAGAATCAGAATTTTGCGTGGATCATGTTAATGGAAGGACTTCAAAAAACCCAGTTTCGCTGGAATACGTGCAGAAGATCATAGATTCAGCCAGAGTGCACTCTATAAGCCTAACAGGTGGCGAACCAATGCTTCATGCGGAATTCATAAGATCTTTGCAAAAGATAAAGCCATTTTACCTCGAATCTAACATGAGCTTGCCAGAAAAGGCTAAAAAACTGAAATTCGTTGACTATGTGGCAGGAGATCTGAAGGTTAGAGAGTCCAAGAATGCTGATTATGAAGATCTGCTTGAAAGAACGTTTGAAAGCTTTAAGGTTCTGCGGAACACCCGAAAAAGAAGGACTTTTTGCAAAATTGTTTTGCCTTCCGAGTTCAACACTGAAGAAGTGCTTAACTCAGCGATGCAGATCAAAGACTATGTGGAGTGCTTCGTTCTTCAGCCCGTATTTGGCTCCAGACTCGAAAATATATTTAAACTGCAAAGCAAAATGATCGAATTCGGTGACACGAGAGTGATCCCGCAGGTTCACAAGTTCCTCGGGGTGAGATGA
- a CDS encoding DUF72 domain-containing protein, with translation MKIGCCGFPVAMEKYFKLFEVVEIQKTFYKPPAVETAKKWRDNAPEGFEFTVKAWQVITHPPTSPTYRRVNLKLEDAGFFKPIKQVFEAWEVTREIAKTLKAKFILFQTPKSFKESEESFRNMREFFNSIEREFTFGWEARGWSGDAVKRICEELSLVHVVDPFESQPVFGDIRYFRIHKNHSDDEIFSLLGKADYVMFNNPFMLQDAEKLKKRRDEIERENLKSA, from the coding sequence ATGAAGATAGGCTGTTGCGGATTTCCAGTAGCAATGGAAAAATATTTCAAACTTTTTGAGGTCGTAGAGATCCAGAAGACTTTTTACAAGCCTCCAGCAGTAGAAACTGCAAAGAAATGGAGAGATAATGCTCCCGAAGGCTTTGAATTTACAGTTAAAGCTTGGCAAGTAATAACGCACCCGCCCACGAGTCCGACTTATAGAAGGGTCAATCTAAAGCTTGAAGATGCGGGCTTTTTTAAGCCAATAAAGCAGGTCTTTGAAGCTTGGGAAGTAACAAGAGAAATTGCAAAGACCTTAAAAGCTAAATTCATTTTATTTCAAACTCCGAAAAGCTTCAAAGAATCTGAAGAAAGCTTTAGAAACATGAGGGAATTCTTTAATTCCATTGAGCGGGAATTCACATTTGGCTGGGAGGCAAGAGGCTGGAGCGGTGATGCTGTGAAAAGGATTTGCGAAGAACTTTCGCTTGTCCACGTTGTCGATCCATTCGAATCCCAGCCAGTTTTTGGAGATATCAGGTATTTCAGGATCCACAAAAATCACAGCGACGACGAAATATTCTCACTGCTTGGCAAGGCAGATTATGTGATGTTCAACAATCCTTTTATGCTACAGGATGCGGAAAAATTGAAGAAAAGGAGGGATGAAATTGAGAGAGAAAATCTTAAGAGTGCTTAG
- a CDS encoding CARDB domain-containing protein, with protein sequence VTATASSGYIFDHWELDGNNVGTSPSYTVTMNAPHNLVAVFRQTQREVDLTFFIIGFNKPSPHCDGDTVYFGAVLINQGTTGASNFRVDVYLDGRLYDSGVISYVGGGESITLWSEYPWIAKSGIHNLTWIVDLDNRVIENNEGNNQAIRIFEVVDCSPTPPPTTPPTPPPTTPPPTTSAKIFIEPNKTTVAPGGIFAVDISVQDGTAQSVLLNFTFDTSKISYVTGSTQGVFNTIDTISSSANYVRYLGVSSSPVNIASKTKVATAVFQVNSGASGTLSFNVVTASVNGANAMPIVQSIKIGTEPWQSYDSNGNDRIEDQELIAAIMDWLNNRISDLELINVIMKWLQG encoded by the coding sequence AGTGACTGCAACTGCATCTTCTGGTTACATATTCGATCACTGGGAACTCGATGGTAACAATGTCGGAACATCTCCAAGTTATACTGTTACCATGAATGCTCCTCACAATTTAGTTGCGGTGTTCAGACAAACTCAGAGAGAGGTAGATCTTACCTTCTTTATAATTGGATTTAATAAGCCCTCTCCACACTGTGATGGAGACACAGTCTATTTTGGAGCCGTACTGATCAATCAGGGAACAACTGGAGCCTCTAACTTTAGAGTGGATGTATATTTGGATGGTAGATTATATGACTCTGGAGTTATTAGTTATGTAGGAGGGGGCGAGTCCATAACCTTATGGTCTGAGTATCCTTGGATTGCCAAATCTGGAATTCATAACCTCACTTGGATTGTTGATTTAGATAATAGGGTTATAGAAAATAACGAAGGAAACAATCAAGCAATCAGAATATTTGAGGTAGTCGACTGTTCACCTACACCTCCGCCCACTACACCACCAACTCCGCCTCCAACAACTCCACCACCAACAACCTCAGCAAAGATCTTCATCGAGCCAAACAAAACCACTGTTGCCCCAGGTGGAATCTTTGCAGTCGATATCAGCGTTCAGGATGGCACCGCACAATCAGTGCTCCTCAACTTCACCTTCGACACTTCAAAGATCAGCTACGTTACTGGCTCAACTCAGGGAGTGTTCAACACAATTGACACAATATCCTCGAGTGCAAATTATGTCAGATATTTAGGAGTTTCAAGCTCTCCAGTTAACATTGCAAGCAAGACAAAAGTTGCAACCGCTGTGTTCCAAGTCAATTCTGGAGCTTCAGGGACTTTAAGCTTCAATGTTGTTACAGCAAGTGTTAATGGAGCAAATGCAATGCCAATAGTTCAGAGCATAAAAATTGGCACAGAGCCATGGCAAAGCTACGACAGCAACGGCAATGACAGAATAGAAGATCAGGAGCTAATAGCAGCGATAATGGACTGGCTGAACAACAGAATAAGCGATTTGGAGCTGATAAATGTGATAATGAAGTGGCTTCAGGGTTAA
- a CDS encoding HEPN domain-containing protein → MEYELHVQRAENAYKAFLILKKEGLIQDAISSRHYAIIHLCYAILLKNGIEIPKTHSGLIARIWKMREQLGVHEKVIGLISRLQSLRESGDYGVILSVEEKDLEIVEEVYRALRGLV, encoded by the coding sequence GTGGAATACGAACTCCACGTTCAAAGGGCTGAAAATGCCTACAAGGCGTTCCTGATCCTTAAAAAAGAGGGATTGATCCAGGATGCGATTTCAAGCAGACACTATGCGATAATTCATCTGTGTTATGCTATTCTTTTAAAAAATGGGATCGAGATTCCGAAGACTCACTCAGGTTTAATTGCCCGCATTTGGAAAATGAGAGAGCAGCTCGGAGTTCATGAGAAGGTTATTGGCCTTATATCAAGGCTGCAGAGCCTGAGAGAGAGCGGTGATTATGGGGTGATCTTAAGTGTAGAAGAAAAAGATCTCGAGATCGTTGAAGAAGTTTATAGAGCTTTGAGGGGGCTGGTATGA
- a CDS encoding SEC59/DGK1/VTE5 family protein, whose product MNDLIPLLSVYIYVGFLVLISEGAIKNELIGRKFLHIMVGNIAFLLPFFESREVMTFLAAFPFVILTFFMSPYSPIRIQSKTTLSGHALGLFYYSIAWTILAFFLFERPDAISMGIVAMSYGDGFASLIGTKYGKRKFSIFGATKSLEGSLAMFLASVAMFAVIQIYYIGEVSLIILPLAIIATIIEAITPKGLDNLSVSIAIALLYVML is encoded by the coding sequence ATGAATGATCTAATTCCCCTGCTTTCAGTTTACATTTACGTAGGCTTTCTCGTGCTGATCTCTGAGGGGGCAATAAAAAATGAGCTGATTGGCAGAAAATTTCTGCACATAATGGTCGGCAACATCGCCTTCCTTTTACCATTCTTCGAGTCCCGCGAGGTGATGACTTTTCTTGCAGCTTTTCCCTTCGTGATCTTAACTTTTTTCATGAGCCCATACTCGCCGATAAGAATTCAAAGCAAAACAACGCTCTCTGGACATGCCTTGGGTCTTTTCTACTACTCAATTGCATGGACAATCCTTGCTTTCTTTTTGTTTGAAAGACCCGATGCGATTTCGATGGGCATCGTCGCAATGTCCTATGGAGACGGCTTTGCCTCGCTGATCGGCACAAAATATGGAAAAAGAAAGTTCAGCATTTTTGGAGCGACAAAAAGTCTTGAAGGGAGCCTTGCAATGTTTTTGGCAAGCGTTGCGATGTTTGCGGTCATTCAGATTTACTACATTGGAGAAGTTAGCCTTATTATTTTACCTCTCGCAATCATTGCAACGATCATAGAAGCCATAACTCCAAAGGGGCTTGACAATCTGAGCGTTTCAATCGCAATAGCCTTGCTTTACGTGATGCTATGA
- a CDS encoding nucleotidyltransferase domain-containing protein: MIKTLSLNDVADIVESIRKKLRGKALEAYVFGSIVDGFGVTDESDLDLLIVPKEKVDWFELLEDEMISLLNLGIVLHLHIAKNESYRRILEIAKARGVKLV, encoded by the coding sequence ATGATTAAAACCCTGAGTTTAAACGACGTTGCCGACATCGTTGAATCTATAAGGAAAAAGCTCCGCGGAAAAGCTCTTGAAGCCTACGTTTTTGGTTCCATCGTCGATGGTTTTGGTGTCACAGATGAATCGGATCTGGATCTTCTGATCGTTCCAAAGGAAAAAGTGGACTGGTTTGAATTACTTGAAGATGAAATGATTTCTTTGTTGAATCTGGGAATTGTTTTGCACCTCCATATTGCTAAAAACGAAAGCTATAGAAGAATTCTGGAAATCGCAAAAGCCAGAGGTGTTAAATTGGTTTAA